One genomic window of Numida meleagris isolate 19003 breed g44 Domestic line chromosome 1, NumMel1.0, whole genome shotgun sequence includes the following:
- the TOMM22 gene encoding mitochondrial import receptor subunit TOM22 homolog has translation MATWQNPAPCKQRSALRQTLGFTAWLCARPLASGALALLVLERSASFYVKTHIKTFVGTHICGRRVVFWGVAPPGRKRALCASHFFRGRSVRSSASGGSLPAPSLVVVVMAAAASLSPEDLLPKGSAGKAEEMEDELEDDDDDEELDETLAERLWGLTEMFPESVRSAAGATFDLSLAIAQKMYRFSRAALWIGTTSFMILVLPVVFETEKLQMEQQQQLQQRQILLGPNTGLSGGMPGALPPLSGKI, from the exons ATGGCAACCTGGCAGAACCCTGCACCCTGTAAGCAGCGATCAGCACTACGGCAGACGCTTGGATTCACAGCCTGGCTTTGTGCGAGGCCTTTGGCGAGCGGGGCGCTGGCCTTGCTTGTTCTCGAGCGTTCGGCATCGTTTTACGTGAAAACTCACATTAAAACGTTCGTTGGAACCCACATCTGCGGGCGTCGTGTCGTATTTTGGGGAGTGGCACCTCCCGGCCGCAAGAGGGCGCTGTGCGCCTCACATTTCTTCCGGGGCCGCTCCGTCCGCAGTTCCGCTTCCGGCGGCTCGCTGCCCGCTCCGTccctggtggtggtggtgatggctGCCGCTGCGTCCCTGTCCCCGGAGGATCTGCTGCCCAAGGGCAGCGCGGGCAAGGCCGAGGAGATGGAGGACGAGCTGGAGGACGACGACGACGACGAGGAG CTGGATGAGACGCTGGCGGAGCGGCTGTGGGGGCTGACCGAGATGTTCCCCGAGAGCGTGCGCTCGGCGGCCGGCGCTACGTTCGACCTGTCGCTGGCGATAGCGCAGAAGATGTACAG ATTCTCTAGGGCAGCTCTGTGGATTGGGACCACCTCCTTCATGATTTTAGTTCTTCCTGTCGTGTTTGAAACGGAAAAGCTGCAGAtggagcaacagcagcagctgcagcagcgaCAG ATTCTCTTAGGACCCAACACAGGGCTGTCTGGGGGTATGCCAGGGGCCCTGCCTCCGCTTTCCGGAAAAATCTAA
- the CBY1 gene encoding protein chibby homolog 1, giving the protein MPLFGSTFSPKKTPPRKAASLSNLHLLDRSTREVELGLEYGTPTMNLTGQSLKFENGQWVAELGSFTGDRREMQRLRKRNQQLEEENNLLRLKVDILLDMLSETTAESHLMEKELEELKSHIRRRK; this is encoded by the exons ATGCCTCTCTTCGGGAGCACCTTCAGCCCTAAGAAGACCCCACCGCGGAAGGCCGCCTCGCTGTCCAACCTGCACTTG ctggaCAGATCCACCCGCGAGGTCGAGCTGGGCCTGGAGTACGGCACCCCCACCATGAACCTCACTGGGCAGAGCCTCAAGTTCGAGAACGGCCAGTGGGTGGCAG AATTAGGAAGCTTCACGGGAGACCGCAGGGAAATGCAGCGCTTGCGCAAACGCaaccagcagctggaggaagaaaacaacctcCTTCGTCTGAAGGTGGATATTCTGCTGGACATG CTCTCTGAGACCACTGCCGAGTCCCACCTGAtggagaaggagctggaggagctgaaaAGTCACATCCGGAGGAGGAAGTGA